The Geoglobus acetivorans genome window below encodes:
- a CDS encoding SCP2 sterol-binding domain-containing protein produces MSEAKDLVLKMCELQNNSEDIKKELAGWRGVVQYRLGDEEFYVVYNADGSCEFGEGVHESPNFTIIASPEYWVSVVKGQEDPIMGFMMQKYRIEGNIMEAQRLAGILKKFAGKL; encoded by the coding sequence GTGAGCGAGGCAAAAGACCTTGTTTTGAAGATGTGCGAGCTCCAGAACAATTCAGAAGATATAAAGAAAGAGCTGGCCGGATGGAGAGGAGTGGTGCAGTACAGACTTGGAGATGAGGAATTCTATGTTGTTTACAACGCGGATGGGTCATGCGAGTTTGGAGAGGGCGTTCACGAGTCTCCGAATTTTACCATTATTGCATCGCCGGAATACTGGGTATCGGTTGTTAAGGGTCAGGAAGACCCAATTATGGGGTTCATGATGCAGAAATACAGGATTGAGGGCAACATAATGGAGGCTCAGAGGCTAGCAGGGATTCTGAAAAAGTTTGCAGGGAAATTATAA